In Apis cerana isolate GH-2021 linkage group LG6, AcerK_1.0, whole genome shotgun sequence, the following are encoded in one genomic region:
- the LOC108002677 gene encoding G-patch domain and KOW motifs-containing protein isoform X1 codes for MAEEGKKVSFGFAKSIKKPVLKNIVPQEEKKVDYIECLDEKNIKVIGEEEKKDEPLVIPLLGSKTWHDRIINHIDADIFEPKENKEKIEDVNINKEVKSKLSNGNASPQIITKEPEQLVDNKVVTLEEQAAKEIIEELKSKEQQETKTNDFTLPLVEDQSLRGQEQSTLEDYERIPVDVYGFAMLRGMGWQPGKGIGRNEKIVSAVIPELRPKGMGLGADKVTQQKNTDSNKQEEELKIEKGTFVKIIAGKQSNNYGQIEGFDDDAGRLIIKLALGGSMISVNEFMVQPVTKSEYSKNSKVLNAKKYEEYKDKETKEFKQKMNRKRKSISSEKSENLDDDESNEKKKKSTTHDKKKYDKITEKKSKSQKRYSESDVNDSDHGKKRRREKSSSISSDSYKSKKSKKSKKQKKHYSPEKSNKKHKKKDKEKEKTRDKKDYTDRWKQKKRKRSRSRSSSRR; via the exons atggcagaagaaggaaaaaaagtctCCTTCGGTTTTGCAAAATCTATTAAGAAacctgtattaaaaaatattgtgccacaagaagaaaaaaaagttgattaTATTGAATGTCTtgacgagaaaaatattaaagtaatagG tgaagaggaaaaaaaagatgaaccTCTTGTCATTCCATTATTAGGTTCAAAAACTTGGCATGacagaattattaatcatatcgatgcagatatttttgaacctaaagaaaataaagaaaagatagaagatgttaatattaataaggaagtcaaatcaaaattatctaatGGAAATGCATCACcacaaattataacaaaagaaCCAGAACAATTAGTGGATAATAAAGTTGTTACGTTAGAAGAACAAGCAgctaaagaaattattgaagaattaaaatcaaagGAGCAGCAGGaaacaaaaacaaatgatTTTACTTTGCCTTTAGTAGAAGATCAATCATTAAGAGGCCAAGAACag tcTACATTAGAAGATTATGAAAGAATTCCTGTTGATGTTTATGGTTTCGCAATGTTACGAGGAATGGGTTGGCAACCAGGAAAAGGAATTGGTAGAAATGAAaa aaTTGTATCAGCAGTTATACCAGAATTACGACCAAAAGGCATGGGTCTTGGAGCAGATAAAGTAACTCAACAAAAAAACACAGATTCTAacaaacaagaagaagaacttaaaatagaaaaagggacatttgtaaaaattatagctggaaaacaaagtaataattatgGTCAAATAGAAGGATTTGATGATGATGCAGGAAGgctcataataaaattagctCTTGGTGGAAGCATGATATctgtaaatgaatttatggTTCAGCCAGTGACTAAAtcagaatattcaaaaaattcaaaagttttaA atgcgaagaaatatgaagaatataaGGACAAAGAAACTAAGGAAtttaaacagaaaatgaatagaaaaagaaaatcgatatcttccgaaaaatctgaaaatttagATGATGATGAaagtaatgaaaagaaaaaaaaaagtactacacatgataagaaaaaatatgataaaataaccgaaaaaaaatcaaaaagtcAAAAAAGATATTCTGAATCTGATGTCAATGATAGTGATcatggaaaaaagagaagaagagaaaagagtaGTTCCATTAGTAGTGAttcttataaatcaaaaaaatctaaaaaatcaaagaaacaaaaaaaacattattcaccagaaaaatcgaataaaaaacacaagaaaaaagataaagaaaaagaaaaaactagagataaaaaagattatacagATAGatggaaacaaaaaaaacgaaaaagatcAAGATCTCGATCTTCTAGTAgacgataa
- the LOC107994184 gene encoding uncharacterized protein LOC107994184: MLLLFQISLLLFLITEIGTVGIGKAWQILPYTTDYWNHPSWPRLDSSAFEVRSVSGVGHLNPSETTQKELKLDQSKSIQPNIIPLSKSNILFSQKYFNQFEKNFEDSSYDQYENQNLMNDAAEDKIFKAGIAMTILDPKDNKDLLKNTADETRKIVPRIRRDTENETKMEQISTSKNVREIRLNSPDDWSTQPLSIQFPHRSSLDQMIQQTMDDEELPSARSYHTPRADFITSHHRRSYEHREARDMPITRAYDDYDVPWYRSTTIRERDYEPLSYRRGYNYYYPDRYRMERDYYMRVPPNDYSYYYDRYRDEDLDLYGRSRPTPKPKRIIYYATLPEIVRKPVDLRNYPRPYDGTRTGPVSRDGNYKRIPGNVDPSRYRYRHAYDGYDNYSKRSSFVDRPYPYPEEESRRKMALENLRNSDPFDQNNDRKLANQITVRNEGKLPWPVQIGTEVSVKDDERISGRKIFGENNGYDRFQNAQLQKAPDATGSSELQSDN; encoded by the coding sequence ATGTTACTTCTGTTTCAAATATCGCTGCTATTGTTCCTGATAACAGAAATCGGTACAGTAGGAATTGGAAAAGCATGGCAAATTCTTCCATACACAACTGATTACTGGAATCATCCATCATGGCCGCGACTCGATTCTTCTGCGTTCGAAGTTCGCAGCGTGAGTGGTGTCGGTCATCTTAATCCTTCAGAAACAACTCAAAAGGAACTAAAACTTGACCAATCAAAATCCATCCAGCCCAATATTATTCCGTTATCAAAATCAAACATTTTATTCAGCCAAAAGTATTTCAatcaattcgaaaaaaattttgaagattctTCCTATGATCAATACGAAAACCAAAACCTAATGAATGATGCAGCGGaagataagatatttaaagcaGGAATTGCAATGACTATTTTAGATCCAAAAgacaataaagatttattaaagaatactGCAGATGAGACAAGAAAAATTGTACCAAGGATTCGTCGTGACacagaaaatgaaacgaagatGGAACAAATATCTACTAGTAAAAATGTTCGAGAGATACGTTTAAATTCTCCAGATGATTGGTCCACTCAACCATTGTCCATACAGTTTCCCCATAGATCTAGTTTAGATCAAATGATTCAGCAAACAATGGATGACGAAGAATTACCAAGTGCAAGGAGTTATCATACTCCACGAGCTGATTTTATAACAAGTCACCATAGAAGAAGTTATGAACATAGAGAAGCTCGAGATATGCCTATCACTAGAGCCTACGATGATTATGATGTTCCATGGTACAGGAGTACCACCATCAGGGAACGAGATTATGAACCTCTAAGTTATCGTCgtggatataattattattatcctgaTCGATATAGAATGGAAAGAGATTATTATATGCGAGTTCCCCCCAatgattattcttattattatgatcGGTATAGGGACGAGGATTTAGATCTTTATGGTCGTAGCAGACCCACGCCCAAGCCCAAGAGGATTATCTACTATGCAACATTGCCGGAAATAGTAAGGAAACCTGTAGATCTGAGAAATTACCCTAGACCATATGATGGAACTAGGACAGGACCAGTTTCTAGGGATGGAAATTATAAACGTATTCCAGGGAATGTAGATCCTAGTAGATATCGATATAGACACGCGTATGATggttatgataattattcaaagagATCGAGCTTTGTAGATAGGCCTTATCCATATCCCGAAGAGGAAAGTCGCCGCAAGATGGCGTTAGAAAATCTTCGAAATAGCGATCcatttgatcaaaataatgatagaaaattgGCGAATCAGATTACAGTAAGAAATGAAGGAAAGTTACCCTGGCCAGTGCAAATTGGAACGGAAGTGAGTGTAAAAGATGACGAGAGAATCTCTGGAAGAAAGATTTTTGGAGAAAATAATGGATATGATAGATTCCAGAATGCGCAGTTACAAAAAGCACCAGATGCAACTGGATCCAGCGAATTACAAAGCGATAATTGA
- the LOC108002677 gene encoding G-patch domain and KOW motifs-containing protein isoform X2: protein MAEEGKKVSFGFAKSIKKPVLKNIVPQEEKKVDYIECLDEKNIKVIGEEEKKDEPLVIPLLGSKTWHDRIINHIDADIFEPKENKEKIEDVNINKEVKSKLSNGNASPQIITKEPEQLVDNKVVTLEEQAAKEIIEELKSKEQQETKTNDFTLPLVEDQSLRGQEQSTLEDYERIPVDVYGFAMLRGMGWQPGKGIGRNEKIVSAVIPELRPKGMGLGADKVTQQKNTDSNKQEEELKIEKGTFVKIIAGKQSNNYGQIEGFDDDAGRLIIKLALGGSMISVNEFMVQPVTKSEYSKNSKVLIFYGINFRCEEI, encoded by the exons atggcagaagaaggaaaaaaagtctCCTTCGGTTTTGCAAAATCTATTAAGAAacctgtattaaaaaatattgtgccacaagaagaaaaaaaagttgattaTATTGAATGTCTtgacgagaaaaatattaaagtaatagG tgaagaggaaaaaaaagatgaaccTCTTGTCATTCCATTATTAGGTTCAAAAACTTGGCATGacagaattattaatcatatcgatgcagatatttttgaacctaaagaaaataaagaaaagatagaagatgttaatattaataaggaagtcaaatcaaaattatctaatGGAAATGCATCACcacaaattataacaaaagaaCCAGAACAATTAGTGGATAATAAAGTTGTTACGTTAGAAGAACAAGCAgctaaagaaattattgaagaattaaaatcaaagGAGCAGCAGGaaacaaaaacaaatgatTTTACTTTGCCTTTAGTAGAAGATCAATCATTAAGAGGCCAAGAACag tcTACATTAGAAGATTATGAAAGAATTCCTGTTGATGTTTATGGTTTCGCAATGTTACGAGGAATGGGTTGGCAACCAGGAAAAGGAATTGGTAGAAATGAAaa aaTTGTATCAGCAGTTATACCAGAATTACGACCAAAAGGCATGGGTCTTGGAGCAGATAAAGTAACTCAACAAAAAAACACAGATTCTAacaaacaagaagaagaacttaaaatagaaaaagggacatttgtaaaaattatagctggaaaacaaagtaataattatgGTCAAATAGAAGGATTTGATGATGATGCAGGAAGgctcataataaaattagctCTTGGTGGAAGCATGATATctgtaaatgaatttatggTTCAGCCAGTGACTAAAtcagaatattcaaaaaattcaaaagttttaA tattttatgggattaattttagatgcgaagaaatatga